CCCGGCGTGAATAACAATATCGCTTTCGGTGATGGTGCGCCCCGTTGTTGTCCGACATTCAGACAGGGAAAAATCTTCGAAATATTTATCAATAAACATAATTCATACCTCTTCAGGCGGTTACTCCAGGTGATAAACCTCTTCCATTGATGCCCACAACTCCCCTTCCTTCCTGGTTTCCAGGGGCGTCAGGCACGGAATGCACTCTTCCCACCAACGCTGTGTTACCGGGTCTGCGGCCATCTTCGCCATATCTTTTTGATAATCATCGCCGTGATATTCGTAATAGCTGAACAGCCAGCCATCTTTAAAATAAATAGAGTAGTTTGAGATGTTACAGGCTTTAATCATGGCATTCACTTCAGGCCAGGGATTAGCATGCAGTTGCGCATAATAAGCATATTTTTCAGGTTTAACCTGAATAACACCGCCAAAACGTTGAATGGCTTTCATATTATCCCTCGTAAACTGATTAGATGATGGCGCTTTGCTTCAGCACCTCACGAATTTTAATTTTCCGCTCTTCGCTTAATGGTCCGGTCGGGCGCAACGAATTCACCGGCACATCAAGGCCGATAAGCTGTAATGCGTATTTAATGACGTTATAAAAAGGCACATCC
This Klebsiella sp. RHBSTW-00484 DNA region includes the following protein-coding sequences:
- a CDS encoding L-rhamnose mutarotase; translation: MKAIQRFGGVIQVKPEKYAYYAQLHANPWPEVNAMIKACNISNYSIYFKDGWLFSYYEYHGDDYQKDMAKMAADPVTQRWWEECIPCLTPLETRKEGELWASMEEVYHLE